Proteins encoded in a region of the Solanum dulcamara chromosome 9, daSolDulc1.2, whole genome shotgun sequence genome:
- the LOC129903337 gene encoding uncharacterized protein LOC129903337 isoform X2, which translates to MGSKRKSKNFKKRNLGSDDSGIFQHLISVLQTPQGVKLPVLKSLYCLLVHFSLNSPESPTYKLDFDDLDMEVDHNGFKASTKDIETLSGILFEEMYEGFDHLFSAPRDTSVNDQIQGILQKNMSKDAETFYLLLRCCMVTLTLLVSQHNLLLEKGQVLMELLRKLCSINTFAAGNRMEITFQKSVSHACTSEDNDCRTTSTEDIVASLHFFEPSDLHTSFLCATFEVFVDELLVHGQLRQYFKLIDSLASSAEILFTPHPGPGDIGIVMEVLSRYFLISWSDEHRSGDQLNRLLLVNNEYFKSSLKAHELSLSAAISLLLNPIILSSPKLMQAQLISMIYEATFLLVDILNLKRNHRPFKFFLSLFEKSVALYMKHMSLLQIDCQSSFVSHSSTKGAEGKVIHPLFELCILASTRKEINNLILKFEDSSQSHFLKLFFEMKSDLISSCVTFVKESRYLLDNSCQDEIMSTLSCLILRASNNFEENAIVDTSLEDICLLVSTLKLMSSSLLQVVWCLRCNLNSGCPKTLKDFSSCGEYNSILGIIDCFKELSIHSSVQNLSQQMMEKESEKHKVSKMMFLHFSGLLSFSFFKRLDCLAKGCLFVITAMLNLFIFEEGNLDIFQSLVDPTPDSFSSGLSAVRIHEAVVDKRSSLVVASKFQNARTLHSSSRKGESSALSTSELYNNEDIEAMEEETEETTNGKIFLNCRLQAGQVPDFDDLADFIECKQGKDYSSWLKHRQEYRKLKCDKMALLRWKRKKKSWKVMKRNKP; encoded by the exons ATGGGTTCAAAGagaaaatccaagaatttcaaaaaacgAAACCTAGGTTCTGATGATTCTGGCATTTTCCAGCATCTGATCTCAGTCCTTCAAACTCCACAG GGTGTGAAGTTACCTGTGTTGAAAAGTTTGTATTGCCTACTTGTCCATTTCTCCTTGAACTCACCAGAAAGTCCAACATACAAACTTGATTTTGATGATTTGGACATGGAAGTTGATCACAATGGGTTTAAGGCATCAACGAAAGATATAGAAACCCTCTCTggcatattatttgaagaaatgTATGAGGGGTTTGACCATTTATTCTCTGCTCCCCGTGATACTTCTGTGAATGATCAGATACAAGGTATTTTGCAGAAGAATATGTCCAAAGATGCTGAAACTTTTTATTTGCTGCTGAGGTGTTGTATGGTCACCTTGACCTTGCTTGTATCCCAACACAATCTTCTTTTAGAAAAAGGGCAGGTCCTTATGGAGTTGCTCCGAAAGTTATGTTCAATAAACACATTTGCTGCAGGAAATAGGatggaaattacttttcaaAAATCAGTTTCTCATGCATGCACATCAGAGGATAATGATTGCAGAACAACCTCTACAGAGGACATTGTTGCATCCCTCCATTTCTTTGAGCCATCTGATCTTCATACTTCTTTCTTGTGTGCGACATTTGAg GTTTTCGTGGATGAGCTTCTGGTGCATGGACAGTTGAGACAGTACTTTAAGCTTATTGATTCTCTAGCTTCTTCTGctgaaattttatttacacCTCATCCTGGTCCAGGAGATATAGGAATAGTAATGGAAGTTTTGTCTAGGTACTTCTTAATATCATGGTCTGATGAGCATAGGTCTGGAGATCAACTTAACAGATTATTATTGGTAAACAATGAATATTTCAAGTCCTCATTAAAAGCTCATGAATTGAGTCTGTCTGCAGCCATATCGTTGCTTCTCAACCCCATCATTCTTTCTTCCCCCAAACTAATGCAAGCACAATTGATTTCAATGATTTACGAGGCCACCTTTTTGCTGGTGGATATTCTAAACCTAAAGAGAAATCATAGacctttcaaattctttctctCACTGTTTGAAAAATCAGTAGCTTTGTACATGAAACATATGTCCCTGTTGCAAATTGACTGTCAGTCATCATTTGTTAGTCATTCTTCTACCAAAGGTGCAGAAGGGAAGGTCATTCATCCCCTTTTTGAATTGTGTATATTAGCAAGCACAAGAAAGGAgatcaataatttaattttgaagttTGAGGATTCATCACAATCTCACTTTCTTAAacttttttttgaaatgaaatcTGACCTGATAAGTTCCTGTGTAACATTTGTCAAAGAGAGTCGGTATCTTCTAGACAACTCCTGCCAAGATGAGATTATGtccaccttaagttgcctaatTTTAAGAGCTTCGAACAATTTCGAGGAGAACGCAATTGTGGATACAAGTCTGGAAGATATTTGTCTGCTTGTTTCTACACTGAAGTTAATGAGCTCTTCCTTGTTACAAGTTGTCTGGTGCCTCAGATGCAACTTGAATTCTGGTTGTCCAAAAACCTTGAAAGATTTTTCATCCTGTGGGGAATACAATTCTATTTTGGGAATAATTGACTGTTTTAAAGAGCTCAGCATACACAGTTCAGTCCAAAATTTATCACAACAAATGATGGAAAAAGAGTCTGAGAAGCACAAAGTTTCGAAGATGATGTTTCTGCATTTTTCAGGATTGCTTTCATTCAGTTTCTTTAAGAGGCTTGATTGTTTAGCAAAAGGCTGTTTGTTTGTTATTACAGCTATGCTGAATTTATTCATCTTTGAAGAAGGTAATTTGGATATATTCCAGTCGCTAGTTGATCCAACTCCAGACTCCTTTTCATCTGGATTATCTGCTGTCAGAATCCATGAG GCTGTAGTGGACAAGAGATCTAGTCTTGTGGTTGCATCAAAGTTTCAGAACGCAAGGACCCTGCATTCAAGTTCAAG GAAGGGAGAGAGCTCAGCGCTAAGCACCTCTGAGCTATATAACAATGAAGATATTGAAGCAATGGAAGAGGAGACGGAGGAAACAACCAACGGGAAAATATTTCTCAATTGCAGATTGCAAGCTGGACAAGTCCCTGATTTTGATGACTTAGCTGATTTTATCGAGTGCAAGCAAGGAAAGGACTACTCTTCTTGGCTAAAGCATCGCCAAGAATATCGAAAGTTGAAATGTGACAAGATGGCACTGTTAAGGtggaaaaggaagaagaaatctTGGAAAGTCATGAAAAGGAATAAACCTTGA
- the LOC129903337 gene encoding uncharacterized protein LOC129903337 isoform X3 has product MGSKRKSKNFKKRNLGSDDSGIFQHLISVLQTPQGVKLPVLKSLYCLLVHFSLNSPESPTYKLDFDDLDMEVDHNGFKASTKDIETLSGILFEEMYEGFDHLFSAPRDTSVNDQIQGILQKNMSKDAETFYLLLRCCMVTLTLLVSQHNLLLEKGQVLMELLRKLCSINTFAAGNRMEITFQKSVSHACTSEDNDCRTTSTEDIVASLHFFEPSDLHTSFLCATFEVFVDELLVHGQLRQYFKLIDSLASSAEILFTPHPGPGDIGIVMEVLSRYFLISWSDEHRSGDQLNRLLLVNNEYFKSSLKAHELSLSAAISLLLNPIILSSPKLMQAQLISMIYEATFLLVDILNLKRNHRPFKFFLSLFEKSVALYMKHMSLLQIDCQSSFVSHSSTKGAEGKVIHPLFELCILASTRKEINNLILKFEDSSQSHFLKLFFEMKSDLISSCVTFVKESRYLLDNSCQDEIMSTLSCLILRASNNFEENAIVDTSLEDICLLVSTLKLMSSSLLQVVWCLRCNLNSGCPKTLKDFSSCGEYNSILGIIDCFKELSIHSSVQNLSQQMMEKESEKHKVSKMMFLHFSGLLSFSFFKRLDCLAKGCLFVITAMLNLFIFEEGNLDIFQSLVDPTPDSFSSGLSAVRIHEAVVDKRSSLVVASKFQNARTLHSSSSGR; this is encoded by the exons ATGGGTTCAAAGagaaaatccaagaatttcaaaaaacgAAACCTAGGTTCTGATGATTCTGGCATTTTCCAGCATCTGATCTCAGTCCTTCAAACTCCACAG GGTGTGAAGTTACCTGTGTTGAAAAGTTTGTATTGCCTACTTGTCCATTTCTCCTTGAACTCACCAGAAAGTCCAACATACAAACTTGATTTTGATGATTTGGACATGGAAGTTGATCACAATGGGTTTAAGGCATCAACGAAAGATATAGAAACCCTCTCTggcatattatttgaagaaatgTATGAGGGGTTTGACCATTTATTCTCTGCTCCCCGTGATACTTCTGTGAATGATCAGATACAAGGTATTTTGCAGAAGAATATGTCCAAAGATGCTGAAACTTTTTATTTGCTGCTGAGGTGTTGTATGGTCACCTTGACCTTGCTTGTATCCCAACACAATCTTCTTTTAGAAAAAGGGCAGGTCCTTATGGAGTTGCTCCGAAAGTTATGTTCAATAAACACATTTGCTGCAGGAAATAGGatggaaattacttttcaaAAATCAGTTTCTCATGCATGCACATCAGAGGATAATGATTGCAGAACAACCTCTACAGAGGACATTGTTGCATCCCTCCATTTCTTTGAGCCATCTGATCTTCATACTTCTTTCTTGTGTGCGACATTTGAg GTTTTCGTGGATGAGCTTCTGGTGCATGGACAGTTGAGACAGTACTTTAAGCTTATTGATTCTCTAGCTTCTTCTGctgaaattttatttacacCTCATCCTGGTCCAGGAGATATAGGAATAGTAATGGAAGTTTTGTCTAGGTACTTCTTAATATCATGGTCTGATGAGCATAGGTCTGGAGATCAACTTAACAGATTATTATTGGTAAACAATGAATATTTCAAGTCCTCATTAAAAGCTCATGAATTGAGTCTGTCTGCAGCCATATCGTTGCTTCTCAACCCCATCATTCTTTCTTCCCCCAAACTAATGCAAGCACAATTGATTTCAATGATTTACGAGGCCACCTTTTTGCTGGTGGATATTCTAAACCTAAAGAGAAATCATAGacctttcaaattctttctctCACTGTTTGAAAAATCAGTAGCTTTGTACATGAAACATATGTCCCTGTTGCAAATTGACTGTCAGTCATCATTTGTTAGTCATTCTTCTACCAAAGGTGCAGAAGGGAAGGTCATTCATCCCCTTTTTGAATTGTGTATATTAGCAAGCACAAGAAAGGAgatcaataatttaattttgaagttTGAGGATTCATCACAATCTCACTTTCTTAAacttttttttgaaatgaaatcTGACCTGATAAGTTCCTGTGTAACATTTGTCAAAGAGAGTCGGTATCTTCTAGACAACTCCTGCCAAGATGAGATTATGtccaccttaagttgcctaatTTTAAGAGCTTCGAACAATTTCGAGGAGAACGCAATTGTGGATACAAGTCTGGAAGATATTTGTCTGCTTGTTTCTACACTGAAGTTAATGAGCTCTTCCTTGTTACAAGTTGTCTGGTGCCTCAGATGCAACTTGAATTCTGGTTGTCCAAAAACCTTGAAAGATTTTTCATCCTGTGGGGAATACAATTCTATTTTGGGAATAATTGACTGTTTTAAAGAGCTCAGCATACACAGTTCAGTCCAAAATTTATCACAACAAATGATGGAAAAAGAGTCTGAGAAGCACAAAGTTTCGAAGATGATGTTTCTGCATTTTTCAGGATTGCTTTCATTCAGTTTCTTTAAGAGGCTTGATTGTTTAGCAAAAGGCTGTTTGTTTGTTATTACAGCTATGCTGAATTTATTCATCTTTGAAGAAGGTAATTTGGATATATTCCAGTCGCTAGTTGATCCAACTCCAGACTCCTTTTCATCTGGATTATCTGCTGTCAGAATCCATGAG GCTGTAGTGGACAAGAGATCTAGTCTTGTGGTTGCATCAAAGTTTCAGAACGCAAGGACCCTGCATTCAAGTTCAAG TGGAAGGTGA
- the LOC129903337 gene encoding uncharacterized protein LOC129903337 isoform X1, translating into MGSKRKSKNFKKRNLGSDDSGIFQHLISVLQTPQGVKLPVLKSLYCLLVHFSLNSPESPTYKLDFDDLDMEVDHNGFKASTKDIETLSGILFEEMYEGFDHLFSAPRDTSVNDQIQGILQKNMSKDAETFYLLLRCCMVTLTLLVSQHNLLLEKGQVLMELLRKLCSINTFAAGNRMEITFQKSVSHACTSEDNDCRTTSTEDIVASLHFFEPSDLHTSFLCATFEVFVDELLVHGQLRQYFKLIDSLASSAEILFTPHPGPGDIGIVMEVLSRYFLISWSDEHRSGDQLNRLLLVNNEYFKSSLKAHELSLSAAISLLLNPIILSSPKLMQAQLISMIYEATFLLVDILNLKRNHRPFKFFLSLFEKSVALYMKHMSLLQIDCQSSFVSHSSTKGAEGKVIHPLFELCILASTRKEINNLILKFEDSSQSHFLKLFFEMKSDLISSCVTFVKESRYLLDNSCQDEIMSTLSCLILRASNNFEENAIVDTSLEDICLLVSTLKLMSSSLLQVVWCLRCNLNSGCPKTLKDFSSCGEYNSILGIIDCFKELSIHSSVQNLSQQMMEKESEKHKVSKMMFLHFSGLLSFSFFKRLDCLAKGCLFVITAMLNLFIFEEGNLDIFQSLVDPTPDSFSSGLSAVRIHEAVVDKRSSLVVASKFQNARTLHSSSRRKGESSALSTSELYNNEDIEAMEEETEETTNGKIFLNCRLQAGQVPDFDDLADFIECKQGKDYSSWLKHRQEYRKLKCDKMALLRWKRKKKSWKVMKRNKP; encoded by the exons ATGGGTTCAAAGagaaaatccaagaatttcaaaaaacgAAACCTAGGTTCTGATGATTCTGGCATTTTCCAGCATCTGATCTCAGTCCTTCAAACTCCACAG GGTGTGAAGTTACCTGTGTTGAAAAGTTTGTATTGCCTACTTGTCCATTTCTCCTTGAACTCACCAGAAAGTCCAACATACAAACTTGATTTTGATGATTTGGACATGGAAGTTGATCACAATGGGTTTAAGGCATCAACGAAAGATATAGAAACCCTCTCTggcatattatttgaagaaatgTATGAGGGGTTTGACCATTTATTCTCTGCTCCCCGTGATACTTCTGTGAATGATCAGATACAAGGTATTTTGCAGAAGAATATGTCCAAAGATGCTGAAACTTTTTATTTGCTGCTGAGGTGTTGTATGGTCACCTTGACCTTGCTTGTATCCCAACACAATCTTCTTTTAGAAAAAGGGCAGGTCCTTATGGAGTTGCTCCGAAAGTTATGTTCAATAAACACATTTGCTGCAGGAAATAGGatggaaattacttttcaaAAATCAGTTTCTCATGCATGCACATCAGAGGATAATGATTGCAGAACAACCTCTACAGAGGACATTGTTGCATCCCTCCATTTCTTTGAGCCATCTGATCTTCATACTTCTTTCTTGTGTGCGACATTTGAg GTTTTCGTGGATGAGCTTCTGGTGCATGGACAGTTGAGACAGTACTTTAAGCTTATTGATTCTCTAGCTTCTTCTGctgaaattttatttacacCTCATCCTGGTCCAGGAGATATAGGAATAGTAATGGAAGTTTTGTCTAGGTACTTCTTAATATCATGGTCTGATGAGCATAGGTCTGGAGATCAACTTAACAGATTATTATTGGTAAACAATGAATATTTCAAGTCCTCATTAAAAGCTCATGAATTGAGTCTGTCTGCAGCCATATCGTTGCTTCTCAACCCCATCATTCTTTCTTCCCCCAAACTAATGCAAGCACAATTGATTTCAATGATTTACGAGGCCACCTTTTTGCTGGTGGATATTCTAAACCTAAAGAGAAATCATAGacctttcaaattctttctctCACTGTTTGAAAAATCAGTAGCTTTGTACATGAAACATATGTCCCTGTTGCAAATTGACTGTCAGTCATCATTTGTTAGTCATTCTTCTACCAAAGGTGCAGAAGGGAAGGTCATTCATCCCCTTTTTGAATTGTGTATATTAGCAAGCACAAGAAAGGAgatcaataatttaattttgaagttTGAGGATTCATCACAATCTCACTTTCTTAAacttttttttgaaatgaaatcTGACCTGATAAGTTCCTGTGTAACATTTGTCAAAGAGAGTCGGTATCTTCTAGACAACTCCTGCCAAGATGAGATTATGtccaccttaagttgcctaatTTTAAGAGCTTCGAACAATTTCGAGGAGAACGCAATTGTGGATACAAGTCTGGAAGATATTTGTCTGCTTGTTTCTACACTGAAGTTAATGAGCTCTTCCTTGTTACAAGTTGTCTGGTGCCTCAGATGCAACTTGAATTCTGGTTGTCCAAAAACCTTGAAAGATTTTTCATCCTGTGGGGAATACAATTCTATTTTGGGAATAATTGACTGTTTTAAAGAGCTCAGCATACACAGTTCAGTCCAAAATTTATCACAACAAATGATGGAAAAAGAGTCTGAGAAGCACAAAGTTTCGAAGATGATGTTTCTGCATTTTTCAGGATTGCTTTCATTCAGTTTCTTTAAGAGGCTTGATTGTTTAGCAAAAGGCTGTTTGTTTGTTATTACAGCTATGCTGAATTTATTCATCTTTGAAGAAGGTAATTTGGATATATTCCAGTCGCTAGTTGATCCAACTCCAGACTCCTTTTCATCTGGATTATCTGCTGTCAGAATCCATGAG GCTGTAGTGGACAAGAGATCTAGTCTTGTGGTTGCATCAAAGTTTCAGAACGCAAGGACCCTGCATTCAAGTTCAAG AAGGAAGGGAGAGAGCTCAGCGCTAAGCACCTCTGAGCTATATAACAATGAAGATATTGAAGCAATGGAAGAGGAGACGGAGGAAACAACCAACGGGAAAATATTTCTCAATTGCAGATTGCAAGCTGGACAAGTCCCTGATTTTGATGACTTAGCTGATTTTATCGAGTGCAAGCAAGGAAAGGACTACTCTTCTTGGCTAAAGCATCGCCAAGAATATCGAAAGTTGAAATGTGACAAGATGGCACTGTTAAGGtggaaaaggaagaagaaatctTGGAAAGTCATGAAAAGGAATAAACCTTGA